Below is a genomic region from Trichoderma asperellum chromosome 2, complete sequence.
aatcCCGGACGCCTTCTCGCCTACCTTCGACGAAACTTCTCTATCTCTGCTGGGAAAAGCCCTGGATGATATGACCAACAATCAAAGTCTAGCCCATTTTCATAGATAAATTTTCCGCAGTTCCGATAGTTTGTAAGCTCCATCCACATCTGGGAACTAAAATAGATCTAGTAAAGTTTTCCAACATGGCGAAGCGAAGCATTTAGCCCAGGATAAAGTTGCGCCAATGAGGGGCTCGCACATCTCTATAAATGGAATTGGCCGATTCAACTCGACTTATTGCAATCTGTTGAGGAGCATAAATTCGAAGCATGGAACGCACGCATTATGGGCTACGTGGCACTCTTTCTGCTAGGACAGCTGTGGAAGGCAAGAAGCAAGAGGAAGCGAAGAGGCATGCAGAGAAATTCCGCAAGGAACTTATACGAATATAAAGGATTCAAATTgaagattaaaaaataattccATAGATTAATTAGATAACAAGAGTAACGAGGCTATGATCGCAAGATTTTCCCTCTTGTGCACCGCCAGCAGATCGAAGCATACTGATATTAAATGGTGACAGGAGGAGCCtgagaaaaagaatgaatgTTGACAGCAGAAGCCCGACaaatgttcttttttttttttccaaatatAAAATCCAGGTAAACCAAATGTAAAATAGCAAAACCCTAGCACAGAAATTAGCACCTTGTCTCTTCCACGCATTGATTGCAAACCGATGGCAAGACTAATACAGCGGTCTCAATATCGACCTCAATCACTCTGCAGAGGGACCACTTACAAATATTAAGGGCTAGAGCCCGTCAAATAACCCCTGTACTCCAATATTATCCTCGCTTGCCGGATGCCACTGTTTGTTTGCATCGGTACTCGTACGTCTTACGTGCACCACATTTGAACTTGCACGGTAGTAAGCTTGTCCAGAAGGCCAAAGTCCAGGCCCTCTTGCTTGAATGCCACGACAATCATGTCAAAGTTTTCCTCCAAGTGTTCGACAGTCCAGTTAGCCTCATCTAGTCGAGGAATTTGAGGCACAGCCTCTTGGCTCACGAGCGGATCAGCGAAAGAGACGCTGACTTTCTCGGACTTGGCGAGAGATTTGGCCAGTTCAAGACCAGGCGAATTAACAAGGTGAGACTGGCCGCGTTTGAAGCCCATGCCGACTACCAGAACACGGGGCAGGCCATCGCCAGTCCGCTTGGAGTAAAGTTCATCGATGACACGCTCTCCGATTTCCGCGGGGCGAGCATACATTTTCTCCGAAGCAGCCTGGAGGAGGGGAAAGGCGCTGTTGGACAGCAAGTAGTATGGGTTGACTGGGATGCAGTGTCCACCAACTCCAAGTCCGGGCGAGTAGGGCATGTAGCCAAACGGCTTAGAAGAAGCGGCATTGCACACTTCGTAAGGGTCAATGCCGATGGGGATACAGGCATTAGCCATCTCGTTGGCGTAGGCAATGCACATCATCCGCTGGCAATTCTCGTAGAGCTTGGTCATTTCGGCCACTTCCGGCTTGGAGACAGTGACGACCTTGTTAAAGGCGGCGGAGTAAAGCTTTGAAATCGAGCACAGCGAGCCGGGAACCACATCATCGAGACCAGAAATAATCTTGGGAATATCATAGGCTGGTGGATCAACGCGGCCAGGGTCAACACGTTCTGGCGACATTCCAGCAAAGAGGCCCTTTCTTTTGGCGAGGGGTCCGAGAAGCTCTCTAGTCATGCCAACAGCGACTGAGCTTTCAATGACGACAGTAGACCCTGGGGCTGCCTGCTTCTCCACAGTAGCGAGGGCACTTTGAAGGTAAGACGTGTCGACAGTCTTGTCCGACTGGAGGAGTGTAGGGACAGAAATGAGAAAATGCGAGGCCTCACTGAGATCTTCCGCCTTTGTTGTGATGCGGACTTTGTTGTTTCCAGAATATTTAGCACAGAGGTCTTTGACACGAGTCTCCGAGACGTCGTATCCAAGCACGTTAAAGCAGCGAGAAAAAACATCAGTGAGATGCTCGCCAACATAGCCAACGCCAATAACTGCGACAAGAGGCTCCGGTTCACCATTGAGATCCGAATCGTATTTGACAGCTTCGATCGAACAGCCGGTTTCGATGGATCCAGGGTATGTGCCTGCGTCAGAAGTGGTTTCTCCGGCTGGAGAAATATCGTAGATATAATCCCAGGTTTTTATTTGCTCATCCTCCTCCGGGTTAGGGGTCAGATCGCGACTGGCGACCTCTGGGGCCGGCAGTTCCTCTGTAGCACCCATATATACCATATTCGGCGAGTGTAAGACTTGGCAAGATACTCGGCGAAAGATTGAATGAGAAACTGAACCTGGAAGAGACTGATAGCAAGTTGACCAATTCTACAGAGTTAGGTACTAGCAGAGTTGAGAAGAGGCCAGAGAAAGGAAGATAAAGGATCAGCAATGGCGGGAAAAGGAGATAGACTTTTGGAATAGTACTTAAATTAAACATCTACGTCTCATGAATACCGCCGCGGTAGTAGCCgagaaagtaaaagaaggTATAGAACACGAAGGAGCGCTAAAATTTGGCTTCGGAGCTTGGTATTCTCCCACAGCAAAGGTAATTATTATTTGTTGTAAGTCTAAAAATCATGGTTTACTGCGGCCGTGGTACTTGAGAGGTATACCAAGTTCGACAGCCGAATAGTTACTCGGCAATGTATTCATCGacattttatatcttttagaATGCTGTGACTGGATTGTCGGATTTGGCGAATGAGATGTTTCATACAGAATTGTCAAGAGTATGCTCGGATCTGACGAAGACCAGCCAATAACAATGAATAATTTCATTCACCAAGAAATGCACAAACGGCTGTGTAATCTACCAtcgccgtcttctttctAGGGCTAATGGCAAGTAGACGTTGAAATCGATCTACCTAGGATCTTCTGACACCCCTACGACTCTGCTGAAGTCAACTCTGTTGAGCCACTGTCACACTATAAATCTCCAATACGATATGGGAATTGCACAATCTCCCCGTAGCTACCAAAGGTTGGAATGGTATCAcgcatacggagtacatgtgCCGGCTTTACGCCACGTCAAGTTTAATCGAAGAAAGTTCCACATATGTGGACTATAGATCTCGGTTGGTCCCGCAAATGGAGCAGAAACTTTGAAAGTTATCAAGGCAAATGTTAAGCCCTGGAGCCCTGGGAGGCGTGTAAGAAAAGAAACTGCCGAGGTCGGATATCTTGCTTTGTTTAGTCTGTAATTGGGCTACGCGAGACTGTCAGGAACAAGAGGGCTGTGAGATAATCTGCGTTACCGTAAAACTTCCTATACTTGGAAGTGAGACATTGAGACGTCAATGCTACGGCTATTGATGCAGTGAGATGGCCTCGGTAATCTCATAATTATACTCCCAACATTAactggaaaagaaagaaaagggggcgTCCGAAGGATCCCTCGTATAACTCAACGGAGAGCTTTTTAGAGAGACTCCCAGACATAGGGGTGAAAGGATACCGTGTTCATACTTTCTTCTAACACTATACTGTGAATACGTATTGACTACGCAATATAAGCCAAGAATAAGGCAACTCATGTCCCAACATTCATCTATTTTTAGCCAGGggaatctttttctttttctccttgtttTTTAGAACTAATGCTGTAACGTAAGCCAACGCATAATACGAATGATGATCTTATACCACTAATTGGCTATCTTATACGCCGTGCCAAACCATTCCTTTTCTCCATCTGTGCTCCGGTACACTGCAGAGTCCATATTGGCATAGGTAGTAGTCAGCTGCCACTAGGTAAAAGCACGGAATTTGGCAAGTAATTGATTCGATGGGAGTGCTTAATGGGCAGTAGTTGATGGTGTGATGTTGCAGCTTTTTAACGCATGTCTCTGTAGCTAGTGTAGGCAACTATCGCGAGATGGTGTAGTAGAGAGGGATTTTCGTCAGATAACTTTCAGGCCGCTTCGATTTGCTATCCACTCGCAATTTTCTCTGGCGCTCCAAACCCACAGCACAATTCGTTTTTAAGTGAGCTTAGAGTTGCGTTTCCAACAGGTACATTGCCAGGCTCCATCGATGTATCTTTCATAGTGGCTATTAAACATCGTGGATATTTTTAACATCAGCCCACATGGTCAAAGTTTGCGGTTAATGGTaggataaaagaaatacacCACATATTCTAACTTCCATTTATATTTCACCTCTTTTGGTATCAACTCGGTTCTCCCCTTTCTTCCTGAAGTGACACCGGTGAAGACGATATTAAAATCATGAAGTTCACTGCTACTGTTACGGCGGTGATCGCCTTCATATTCTCTGAGGCTGTCTATGCTGCTCCTGGAAAGTCCGACAGTGCTTTCGGGCATCTTCTAGAAGCCCGCGATAAGCGTTGCGGCTCTGGCATTGGCAGCTGTGACGAAGGCGAATGCTGTTCAGAGTCTGGCTACTGTGGGACTTCTACAGAGTATTGCGCAGGATCGCAATGCCAGCTCGACTATAGCGACTCCTGCGACACACAGTAAGTAGCAACTTGACATGGAATATATGGGACTAACAAACGCGATTTAGAACCAGCCCTCCAGGACAAAGCACCGAAAGTGTCTCTCGAACACGCGTTGGCGATGTCCCATATGGTCAGTCACCatgctattattttattccgGATTTATAGATCACCAAACTTCAAGACAAAGCTAATCGGATCTTAGCTTCTACAATAACTCAATGCAACAGCCCGGGTCATGTTGCTTTGACATTTGATGACGGACCCTACGATTATACAGATAAGCTCCTTGACATTCTTGAAGAGCATAATGTTAAAGCAACCTTTTTCATTGCGGGGAATAACAGAGGTAAGGGTCGTATAGACGACGAATCAACAGACTGGCCCCCCATCATTCGACGTATGCATGATGCTGGGCACCAACTCGCAAGCCACACCTGGACACATCGCAATCTTAACGAGATTTCCAAGGAAGTTCGAGAAACAGAAATGATCTACAATGAAATGGCGTTCCGCAATCTCCTTGGGGTTATACCAACTTATATGCGTCCGCCGTTTCTAGAGTGTAGTGCGAAATCGGGGTGCATTGACACAATGGACAAGCTTGGCTATCACATTATCAGCACTAACCTTGACACCAAGGATTATGAAAACGATGATGCTTCGTTGATTCAAGTCTCCAAGAATCGCTTCTCCTCTATGCAATTGACAGATGAAACTGATCATGACTATATCGTCCTCGCACATGATGTCCACTATCAGACAGTTGTGAACCTTACCGAGTATATGATCGAGGTCAGTAAAGGCCGAGGATACAAGCTTGTGACTGTTGGTGAATGCCTTGGCGACCCATCTCAGAATTGGTATCGCTCTGCGCCGTCTAAACGCGATACTGATTCGATAGTTGGGCCGAGGGACGACACCAAAGGTGAGGATGAGCCTGCTATCTCAGAAGATCAAAGATGTGGTAGCAAATTTGGTGCAACTTGCAAAGGCTCCATATATGGCAAATGCTGCTCATACTATGGCTATTggtaagaaatattaatacctCTTGATTACATTACAAGTTGCGTGTTTGTACTCTTTTGCCTTTCCACACGTTCAGCCCCCCACTCTTGGTACTAATACATATGCTCCTGTTGATATATGTCTTACTGACAAATCTGAAACTATAGCGGCAATAGTATAAAACACTGCGGAACTGGGTGTGATTCTAGATATGGAGATTGCGCCGTCCAGATGAGACCCAGAGCAAATCTCGCTATTTTTAACACGACGAATGGCCTTTGCGGGGATCAGTTCTCAGCTACGTGTAAGAACtacaaaaacaaaacttGCTGCTCCAAGTTTGGTTTCTGGTGAGTATATGACtgagctgatgatgatggtttCTCACTGACTTATAACCATCTAGTGGCAATTCAAGCGCTCACTGCGCTGTGGGATGTCAAAAGAGCTATGGCAATTGCTGGAAAGTCATGAATGACAGCGAATAATGCGAATAAAATATCGCTATTGGTACTTTATTTGTACGGCGGAGATTCTTATTTGACGCAGGGTGTGGCGTAGCTGAGATGAGCGGTGATGTAAGCCGTGCCTCTATTCAACATAAGGCCTGATTAACTGTTTTGTGTTACCTGTTGGAGGGGGGTTGGAAACCTGGTATTCTAAGTCTTTATTCATTGTTTAGGCTGGTGATATATTCTCTTTCCAAGTTCTAATATTATTGCAATTTACCTGCTTCACGACTTGAAAATTTACAGGCCCCTATGCCCGCGATTTCCGTCTAAGAGAACACATAACCAGGCACCTCTAATGCAGCAGTGGATTCATACTACTAAAGGCTGCAAAATCTCTAAGATGCTGGAATTATTCCACGGCATTTCCCCTACATTAATCCCAAGTACTTAATGCTCCTTCCAGTGGCTTGTGGATACGGGGATGATGCAGCCAGATAATGAATACCACTCAGAGGATTCGTGTTCCCGATGCATGATTAATGCCGCTTCCAATAGTTCAGTCTTGGTATGAAATGTCGTGACTCTCTCAGATGCATATAAGCTAAGACAACCCATTTTGTTCAGCGGTGGCTGATTGGAGGACAAagtgtaatttttttttctacctcGTCGGGAGATGTGCCGATCATCTGCTGCAGTAAGAAAAGATGACACTAACTATTCGTATTTGCGCCACGGCCCATCGGAAACACTACGAAGATTAGCGTAAAGACTACTGCAGGTCCACCAGACAACTGTTTATACTTGTGGCTATTCTAGAGTAGGAGCTGCATCATGAGCCTATAGTTTCAATTTTGTGCTAACCGGGGCGAAGAGCCATTCGAATCACCCGGCAGACTATCTCTCTCGGCTTAGCCACTTGAGGGGAAACTGAGTAGCAGGTAACACAGGGGCAACTTAATATCATCGTGTAGCTGGAGTTCCGGAGTCACAGTGCATGGAGGATGTAGCTGTTCCGGTCGTACCCGCCAAGGCGAAGCTTAATGCGGTAAGACTTCCAAACTGCAAATAAGCTTGTTTGATGGCTGAAAATCAAGTATAACCAGCCAACCATGTTGTGAAATGTGGGGAGGGGACGGTACGAGATATGTGTATTTCCGCTGCAAAGGCCCGATCCTATTATAAGCAGCAAGGCCGGAGTTTTGCTCCTCATTTTTGGAATTACTCACCTTGGCGGTGGCACATTGAATATACCCCATTTTGCTCACGCCTCTAGCATGGTGGGGATACGAAATGGGAAGACGGGTGCCTCGGTGGTACATGTTCAACCCGGAAACCAGACATGGGTTAGATAGT
It encodes:
- a CDS encoding uncharacterized protein (EggNog:ENOG41~CAZy:CE4~SECRETED:SignalP(1-21)), whose product is MKFTATVTAVIAFIFSEAVYAAPGKSDSAFGHLLEARDKRCGSGIGSCDEGECCSESGYCGTSTEYCAGSQCQLDYSDSCDTQTSPPGQSTESVSRTRVGDVPYASTITQCNSPGHVALTFDDGPYDYTDKLLDILEEHNVKATFFIAGNNRGKGRIDDESTDWPPIIRRMHDAGHQLASHTWTHRNLNEISKEVRETEMIYNEMAFRNLLGVIPTYMRPPFLECSAKSGCIDTMDKLGYHIISTNLDTKDYENDDASLIQVSKNRFSSMQLTDETDHDYIVLAHDVHYQTVVNLTEYMIEVSKGRGYKLVTVGECLGDPSQNWYRSAPSKRDTDSIVGPRDDTKGEDEPAISEDQRCGSKFGATCKGSIYGKCCSYYGYW
- a CDS encoding uncharacterized protein (EggNog:ENOG41), which codes for MVYMGATEELPAPEVASRDLTPNPEEDEQIKTWDYIYDISPAGETTSDAGTYPGSIETGCSIEAVKYDSDLNGEPEPLVAVIGVGYVGEHLTDVFSRCFNVLGYDVSETRVKDLCAKYSGNNKVRITTKAEDLSEASHFLISVPTLLQSDKTVDTSYLQSALATVEKQAAPGSTVVIESSVAVGMTRELLGPLAKRKGLFAGMSPERVDPGRVDPPAYDIPKIISGLDDVVPGSLCSISKLYSAAFNKVVTVSKPEVAEMTKLYENCQRMMCIAYANEMANACIPIGIDPYEVCNAASSKPFGYMPYSPGLGVGGHCIPVNPYYLLSNSAFPLLQAASEKMYARPAEIGERVIDELYSKRTGDGLPRVLVVGMGFKRGQSHLVNSPGLELAKSLAKSEKVSVSFADPLVSQEAVPQIPRLDEANWTVEHLEENFDMIVVAFKQEGLDFGLLDKLTTVQVQMWCT